The Pochonia chlamydosporia 170 chromosome 1, whole genome shotgun sequence genome window below encodes:
- a CDS encoding zinc homeostasis factor 1 (similar to Cordyceps militaris CM01 XP_006673370.1) has product MGAKMAWSKSTRIKVMIAIDTAFFLLELICGFLAHSLALTADAFHMLNDIISLVIGLWAVVAAQKETTDEFTFGWVRAEILGAFFNAVFLIALCVSIILEALTRFVEPPEINQPKLILIVGCAGLASNLLGFVVLGGHGHSHGDEEEGHDHDHDHHDHSHAVQEGASSDTDNLRRTVANEEGAVGDVLPEVITRRAGNTSPETSRRIRFGDDNTGREESNSRNRLGAAQSRGRARRRSSKSGHSRFQSIEDMSIHPASFRQDIIAASLAASSGAGLIADSDTSEDALIGDSETDVNEESPLLAGGGKGNNGAIGHSHSHSHSHSHKRPRRDSSVHDGHNHTLPRKAGAKASGHNHADMGMNAMMLHVLGDALGNVGVIVTALVIWLTDWPGKLYCDPAVSLLITAIILKTSIPLTRATARVLLQATPENISIQDIRQDIEGLPGVVSCHHIHVWQLSDTKVVASMHLQVAFPINEHSGEKYMQLAKRARKCLHGYGIHSATIQPEFCLDRQHRHAGDAAALRMDGGLDGTGENACLLECIDDCQAEGCCPPGDSSSKASSSRRGSETTQGGDDASHQH; this is encoded by the exons ATGGGCGCCAAGATGGCCTGGTCCAAGAGCACTCGCATCAAGGTCATGATTGCTATTGACACGGCCTTTTTCTTGCTCGAGTTGATTTGCGGTTTCCTTGCTCACTCACTGGCTTTAACTGCGGATGCGTTTCACATG CTCAACGACATCATCTCCCTCGTCATCGGATTATGGGCTGTTGTCGCCGCACAGAAAGAAACAACCGACGAATTTACATTCGGA TGGGTTCGTGCCGAAATTTTGGGTGCCTTCTTCAAtgccgtcttcctcatcgcTCTATGCGTCTCCATCATTCTTGAGGCCCTGACCCGATTTGTTGAACCCCCCGAGATCAACCAACCTAAGCTCATTCTCATTGTCGGGTGTGCCGGTCTGGCATCCAATCTACTTGGAtttgttgtgcttggtggcCACGGACATTctcatggtgatgaagaagagggccATGACCATGATCATGATCACCACGACCATAGCCACGCTGTCCAGGAGGGAGCCTCCTCGGACACGGACAACCTCCGCCGCACTGTCGCTAACGAGGAAGGCGCTGTAGGGGATGTCCTCCCCGAAGTCATTACAAGACGAGCTGGGAACACGAGTCCCGAGACGTCTCGTCGCATCCGATTCGGAGATGACAACACCGGCCGAGAGGAATCAAACAGTAGAAACCGGTTGGGTGCTGCTCAGTCTAGAGGGCGTGCCCGACGACGCTCCAGTAAGAGCGGGCACTCGCGCTTCCAGAGCATCGAGGACATGagcatccatccagccaGTTTCCGTCAGGACATTATTGCAGCTAGTCTTGCCGCATCCTCGGGAGCCGGTCTCATCGCCGACAGCGACACCAGTGAAGATGCTCTGATCGGCGACTCGGAAACCGACGTCAACGAAGAATCACCGCTGCTCGCGGGCGGTGGCAAGGGGAACAACGGAGCCATTGGCCACTCGCACTCgcactcacactcacactcacacaaACGGCCCCGCCGAGATTCGAGTGTGCACGACGGCCACAACCATACGCTGCCCAGAAAGGCCGGAGCCAAGGCCAGCGGTCACAATCACGCTGACATGGGCATGAACGCCATGATGTTACACGTTTTAGGTGATGCATTGGGTAACGTCGGCGTCATTGTCACCGCCCTCGTCATTTGGCTGACCGACTGGCCGGGCAAGCTGTATTGCGATCCGGCTGTGTCTCTCCTTATCACGGCCATTATTCTCAAGACGTCCATCCCCCTGACCCGTGCTACCGCTAGGGTCTTGCTTCAGGCCACTCCTGAGAACATTAGCATCCAAGACATTCGCCAAGACATTGAAGGTCTTCCCGGTGTCGTCAGCTGTCACCACATTCATGTATGGCAATTGTCCGACACCAAGGTGGTTGCCAGCATGCACCTGCAAGTGGCGTTTCCCATTAATGAGCACAGCGGCGAAAAATACATGCAACTCGCCAAGAGAGCCAGGAAGTGCCTCCATGGATACGGCATCCATAGTGCTACCATTCAACCCGAGTTTTGTTTGGATCGACAACACCGACATGCAGGGGACGCGGCAGCCTTGCGGATGGACGGAGGATTAGACGGTACCGGCGAGAACGCCTGCCTACTAGAATGTATCGATGACTGCCAGGCAGAGGGTTGCTGCCCCCCCGGCGACTCTTCGTCCAAAGCATCATCGAGTCGCCGCGGTAGCGAGACAACTCagggcggtgatgatgcgagTCATCAACACTAA